ACTTTGGTAAGTTCAACTCGTCACTGTACGAAGTGATTGGACTATAAACTTGTCAAAGTTCAGGCCCAGATAAGTCCGCGGGTCACTTTTCCGTAGAGATGCGGAACCTCGGCAACGAGAGAATCTTTACGTCGGATAGACATATGGCTGAGACACGTGTGTGGAGCCTTCTCTCGGACGAATGATATAATATGGCTGAGACACGTGTTTGGAGCCTTCTCTCCGACGAATGATAATATGGCCGTTCGTTACAAAACAGTTATTCACTTGGGTCTTTCTTCTGACCAAACTGAACGGGGCTTACGTTCCAGTGTCAACATCTctttttttgagatttgatgtACAACTAAGAAACTGATGGAAAGCGTAAGCGTGAGATTTTTCATATGAATGACTAAGACTTCTGTAATCTTGTTTGTGTCCTCTTCTTCTCACCTACTCTATAGTGTACATCCACTAACTTGAACTAAAAGTATAATTCTTGCAAGAACAAAGTAAAGTGGAAAAGATCCAGAGTATCTAGACATTAAtctcaaaaacaataaaaacgtAGAGAGTATTGAATTGgtattttttatgtaatgCAATAGAATAATGAAATGTTGGTTACTAgaaatagaaattttaaaaaatacttgCGAAAATTCAAAGAGTATACCaacgtaaaagaaaaaaagaacaaagatgaAAACACACCATCTCTTGTTTACATTTCTTATGTGAATTGCATAgacaacttttttttcctacaaGTAACATAATATTGTATAAAAATTGCATCAACATTGAAGTTCTGAACACTCTCAATCTTCCTCTCTAAGAttggttttcttgatttaaGAAACATGGTTTCTTCTCTTAGAATTCGAATTCTGCAAAAGCATATAAATTACTTAAGTGAATatctttgattgattgatgcatattacatttgatattttttaaaaaaatcttgtgGACCAGTACATACCAGTTTACTGTGGTCATCGCGTTTTGCGTATTTGGATTTGCTCGAACTTTCAGTCACTTGAGGGATATATGGAAAAGATGTTGGTAGCAAGACAAGTCCATGATCCATGTCGAAAGAGTTAGCTCTTAATCGCAAGATTACTTGCGTGAGAGCTTTCATAGCGGCATCAGGACTTCCTGTAATCTAACCACAGCAATATAACAGGAAACATTGGCTTAGTTTCACTTTcacaaaggaaacaaaaccaagtCCAAACACAATCCGAATGTGTTTATTACCTGAACcatctcttcatcttcacgAGCAATTTTTGGtacatcttctttttgaagAATACGAATATTAGCTCTTGTTACACTCCTCATCTCAGATATAACTGCTCCACCTTTTCCAATGAGACACCCGATTTGGGAACTCGATACAAGTAAACGCGTAGAGATTGCTAAATCATTTGCATCTTTACCAACTTTCTCACTGCATCGCTGTTGTAAGCGTATTGCTGCATTCACCGCTGGAGATTGATCTTCGTAGAACTACATACAACAAAAAAGGTCGgtttaaatatgaaataatcTTTGtatgatttataaaagaaaaagatttgcaTTACCTCTTTTGATGATATGAAAATGAtgcaatcatcatcatcagtttCTGAGGTATTGACTCTAATAGTAGCACCAGTTTCTTGCCTGATCTGATTAATGAAACCACCGCCTTTTCCAATCACACCTCCAACGTTTTCAGCTGGACAGATGAAGCAAACACAAAATTCTCTTGCATCTGCTATATCTCTACGCACAGCGTAGTTTCTGTGAGAGCTCGTCAGTGCTGCAGACATTAACATTGCACCAGGTTGATGCATggaagaacttgaagaagacAGGAGTAAGTGTTGAAATCTTGAAGGATTATCATGAAGCAGTGAAGCAACTTGATAAAGAGCTTCTCTAACAACCAAAGGCTCTCCAATTATctgaaaattaacaaacacaGAATCATTAGCTAAATTCAtaattcaaatcttttttctctaatcATTGTGAGTGTATCTCACCAGAAGAAGCTCATCATGACTCAAAGTCAAAGCACAAGCAGGAAGATGATCTTTGATAACACGAATCTGAGCATTGGTGTCGTTACGAAGATTCTGGATTACTTGACCTCCTTTCCCAATAACGCAACCAATTTGGTCAGACGGTACAAGCATCCTCACGGTTACCGTTTGCTTTTCACCAagatcattatcatcatcagtaCCATCATCTTGATCAGCGTCCGCTACAACCATGTCATGAACCTTGAAAAGAGCATCCAAAGCAGGACAAACAAGCTCACCATCATCTCCAAAATGATTCAACTCCTCATTAGTGGAATACATGGTAACAACACGCTCCTCACAACCAGGTAAAGCCTCGTTTATCCTCATGTTTGATTTAGTCTCAGACCTTATCTGCTTAGCAATCTCGCCGCCTTTCCCGATAATGCTCCCGGTCTTTTTCACGGGACACAAGTAGCGGTATACAGTGTCTTCTGAAGCAATAACATTTTGATCTGTTTCATCATGAAGATTTCTTCTCTTACTTCCTCCATTTCCAGTAAACTCAGATTGCAAATTAGATCTCTTACCATGAATGTTCCTCAGAGTACTAGCCATTTTAACAAGAGATCACAATGCCTCAGGAAGCTggagaaaatatgaaaaataatttagagcTTAGTTTGTTCATATGAtcctttatatataatcaacaaACACtaaagaaacacacaaaacagagTCCTTGAGAATTCTAAAGATCAGATCTTGGCACTACATTAGTTAAAATCAAAGAGCCAAATTTTCAGACATAAACACCTTTGACTTGTTTGGTCAACTATgctaaatcaagaaacaagattATTCAAGAAACAGGGATTAGGTCAAATCTCTCCCCTCAATTCTAGCTCTTTATGCAAAATTGAGACAAGAAAACTACACAAACACAACCGATCAAGATCCATGAGACATCACCGACTTATTAAGGAAACATTTTACATGACTTGTTGAATCTACAACATTTCATTGAATTAGAGCTTGGGAACATGCAATGCTTACAGATAGGAGCTTTCACTGGTCGATCTGTCTGTTTTGCCGGAAAATGTGACCGCTTCTTCGGCTGCTGCTAGCTTcaatggttttattttggcttCTTGGGTTTGAAAGCAGAGAAATACAAAGTTTTTGGGGCTAACgtctatatattaaatataaatatctgATTACAGGTggctttttctcttttaactGTTCTTCGGGACGTGACGGCACGTAAACTActacttaaaaatatatatttaaatacatatatatgtacctgaaattaaaatattttatgacggaataattatagttttcttagaaaaacataataatttcgttttatttgttcttcaaAAGTTAGCGTTTATACTGATTAGATCGTAGTTTTGGTGAATTACATAAATGTATTTTAaccaactttttaaaattatcacCAACTACATTGAAAATCAATGTTCAACCATCATTATAGTTTGGTgaactaatattttaatgtgCTAAcgacattataaaaaaaaacagcagacgatttttcttttatttaagcatttttagtgtcttttatATAACAGGCTTTTGGTCAAATAGAATAACACTAACTTgatgaaatatttgataaaaggaataaaactaaattattatgaCTTTGTTATATTCCACTTGTGTCCGGTGGCTTTGGATGATTGTGTAGCTGTGAATTAGAATTACACAACTACTCTGAATTAGTCTTCGTTAGTGGAGTTTTCTGCATGTGAGCTAGATTTGAATACAATCATAtcgaaaatataaagaatgaTCAAAAGtagtttctttttccaaataGTGATCAGAAACTAGAATTAAAATTATCTGTAATCCATATCAATATGCGTAGAAATTTGATAGTCAACGTCGTAATATCTCTCAAAAGAGTTGGAGTCGATATCATACTTTTGAAGGCTTGAAGCAGCCCATGCCATGTATCGACACGGAATTTCAGATAGATAATTTACCGGTTTATTCCGGTTTACAGACTCAATTATGGTTAACACTTAACAATATACTCTAATAAAGCTTTTACCCCTAATTCACCTGTAGTTTTTTCAGTTAAAGCTAATGAAACGACTAACGAGTGCCCAACTCTTCTAAATATGTGATCCTTCATTATTCCGACTAGATATATCAGTTGATTGCTCATTCATTATTAAGTGCATGGCACTTGATACCAAAAATGATATTCATGGTTTAGTGTAGGATTCAAAATTTGCATATTTGAACATAGTGttgtattaattttctttgactCAAAATTCAACGAATTCATTTTtcatccaaaattaaatgcattccaactttttaattttgtcaaCAAATACATTCAAGTATTCAACTTACATTAATTACTGCTTTGCTTATAAAGAGTTACCTTTTTGGGACCTTTAAATTTAACttcataataaaattaaaaaaatatatatacataaaaaacacaaaagataaaGTAAAGTTAGATAGACACAGTACaagtaaagaagaagcagatttCTCCCCTTTCcaagaaattagggtttttggctTCGATCGAATTTGCGGCAAGTAGGTTCAATTTCTTCCGACAacagtcatcttcttcctcatttgTCTCTCCGAGTTTCGAAGCAGTAAGCTCTTTACTTTACTCATTTTTGTTGTCACTGGAAATTTCATAATGCATTGCAACGAAAATCTCTGGTACAGAATTTCGACAATGTGGGTTGTTCTTTTTCCTTGATAATCTTCTtcgtgaagaaaaaaagtattttggaAACTAAAGTTCAGATCTTTGCTTGTCGTTTGATGAGTGAGAGATTGCTGGGTAGGTAGATTAATTCTATGAGTTTCcagatttgattttgtgaatTGGTTCTGTGTGGTGTTTATCTAGTAAGCTTTTTGTACAATGTGtaatgtttgtttgatgattgaaagtttgaaactttggTGCTATTTTGATTACTCAGGTGAGCTAAGCTAAAGAACAaggaacaaaaccaaattatgtGTTTGCGAGATCTGTCTCATAGTTTATGGAGTTGGAGAGGTGTTTAAGCTTGGTATTGAGAAGCTATACTGTTGTCAGCTTGAGGTGTTTTTAGCGAAAGGGTCTATCGAGTGAATAGAAGTTAAAGTATGGGTTCGCTCTGTTGTGTAGCTGCGAAGTCAGATAGATCAAATTCTACAAGTGGGGACTTTTCATTTGGCCTGCATGAGCCTTATTGGAGGACTAATACAAGTTTCTCTCCTCCTTCATCGAGATGGGACGTCCATGGATTAATGGATGGTATTAGCTGTTATGGATCTTCCACATCATCAAATGCTAATGTTCTTCGTAGTCCCGACCTTTCTCAAGCTCTTCATTGGACACCTAACGATTTTGAATCTGCTACAAGAAGAGGTTTGTTGCACTCAAATTCACATTCTCCTCTTTATGATATTTACATCTACGGAACTTGAACAGtgtatctttttgttttttcatttctctatGCAGATCAGATTGTTAAGCAACTACCAGGTACATCAAGAAATGTCGGTATTGGTGACTCTGAACCTGGTCGTAACTCCTCAAGCCGGCGCTTTTTCTTGTCTAAGCCGGTTCATCCTATACTGCATCCTTCTGATAATGTTAGGGATACAGCATCTGATTCTGCGGATGCCTGCAGTTGGAGCAGCGGGACCCCAAGCAGCATTGATTCTGTGGATGTTCCTGAGCCAGTTCTTGATTGGAATAATAACTCTACCAAAGCACAACAAGTAGCAGCTTCAAGTACATTTAAATGCGGACTGTGTAACAGATACCTCTCGCAGAAATCTCCGTGGGGATCTCGGTCCATTGTAAGAAACCGAGACATGCCTGTCACAGGAGTGCTTTCATGTCAACATGTCTTTCACGTGGAATGTCTTGACCAATCAACTCCAAAGATTCAACGCAATGACCCACTGTGTCCAATATGCACCAAACAGGAAGGAGAACACttcaaatcaaacaacattGTCCCGAGGCTTAAACCGCTTTATGAAGATGGGCCATCTTCAAGACCATGGGGCTGTGCTCAGGCCGGTGACTGTGTTGAAAGTGCTGTCAATGTGCCCCCTAAAAACaccatgatgatgataaaccGGAACCGGATAAGGAAAAGCCTCTCATTGAGAGGAAACTCAAGCAAagatttttcaagaaaaatgaagagaagTAACTCAGTTGCCATGGAAAATCTGGCTAATCAAGTCTCGCTTGTTCATTCtagagggaaagagaaagtttCATGGTAGCTGGAGGAAAAAAGCAGAGTGATCAAAACGTCGATTTTTCTGGCCTAGTTAAACATTTAACCTTTTGACAAGTATTGATCTTGGAAGACCAGTGAAGTACTGTAGAGTATTCATTTTGGAACATCTGTAAGCAAATTTGTTTAGAGCTTTGATGTTGTTATTCATCCTGTAATCATCTCTGTTGGAGACCATCTTGACCGGTTTATTATCCAATCTAGAAGGTTTTTTGGTTCGGATAATTCTCTGATTTTGTGGTCTCATAGAAGAACTTCAAGTTAGATTGAACAATtgagcaaacaaaaatcaagatcTACATACAAAAGTTGAAGTACTAGTCATGGTTTTATAGCTTATGCCATAATCGAAACTAATCTAATCAGAAAACACATTATACTGACTTTCTTACAACACCAAATACTCTCTTGATTATTTTCTAGATCATTATTAAAGACTTAGAGTTAAAgaggttttggtttcttagcAATTGTTTCGACATCTGCATATGCGTTTGGGACGACCCAAGATGACAACAGGGTTATCAAAACATTCACAACGtaagtttttcttgttttctcctgGACTGCCTTTTTTATTCATCGCTTCTACGCACATTTTCTTCCGTTATTGCCACATTTGCCAGGGAATTCTCCTGTGAATTCACATACTCCTGCTTGCTCCACATGGATACTTTCCACCTCTATTGTTTTATGACAATGACAAGaaagttttaaattaattgtAGAGAAACAATTTtagataaattgataaatgCAACAAGAGTTAAAATACCATTGATATTGTTCATAACGAAGAACATGAGAACACAAGAAACCATAAACAAAGTAGCCCATTTCATGATTTAGAAGAAAGAGGTTTTTGTTACTTGCATAAActtattgtttgatttgctCTCGTGATAAGTATTTTGTTCGATCTCTAACAACACTtggaaattaaatatattcaaGATAGGATAAGAATAGCTATTCTTATTACATTATGGggaagaataaaagaaaaagaaaaaagagaggtgGAGCCAAGTCAACTAGATCGACAAGATAgtgatttgattttagaaaaattcaaataattatcCAACAAAGAGAGCATGAATCATGATCTCCAACCATATATGCGTTCATTattgtaacaatttttttttggaattattTATTCATTGACCACCTTCTCAGACCATGCGTTCCACGACACAAAATACTCACTTAGACCCACAACCTCTTCcatcaaaccaaacaatccCTTTTCCTCAGACAAAACTTTGTCTCTGAATCTGAAAATCAAGATTAGACATGTCtcattttgtgtttctctttattatttCCATGTTCATTAATCTGTCACAAGGTATTAATAATGTAGACTATCTCCTTGTTTGAAAATACTATAGTTTATATGCAGTGAAGGTTTTCATTAACTGTTGTTTGACGTTTTCAGGAGCGCAAATGCCTTACATGACTACTGATCCGAAAGAAGTTTCCGGCAAGTCATTCGATTACATCGTTGTTGGAGGCGGAACTGCGGGGTGTTCCTTAGCTGCTACTCTGTCTGAGAAATACTCTGTTCTGGTCATTGAACGCGGTGGCTCGCCTTTTGGAGATCCATTAGTAGAAGATAAAAAGTACTATGGATACTCATTGATAAATACAGATGAATACTCATCCGTTGCGCAAAGTTTTACCTCCGTAGATGGAATCAAAAACCACAGAGGACGTGTTCTTGGAGGATCGAGCGCTATCAATGGCGGATTTTACAGCCGAGCTAGCGATGAGTTTGTGAAGAAAGCTGGTTGGGACAAGGATCTGGTTCAAGAATCTTATAAATGGGTTGAGTCTAAGGTTGTCTTCATGCCGGAGTTGACTCGATGGCAATCCATTGTGCAGTTCGGATTTCTTGAAGCAGGGTTTTATCCGTATAACGGATATAGTTTGGAGCACACGCAAGGGACAAAGATCGGTGGAAGCATATTTGATCAGTGTGGGAAAAGACATACATCTGCAGATCTTTTGGGATATGGTAAACCAAATTGCATCACTGTTCTTCTAAACGCAACGGTAAAGAGCATAATCTTTGATGCTAACAAGACTCGCGCAGTTGGAGTTAGGTTTATGGAGAGTGATGGGAACTCAAGTAAGAGCTACAAAGTTCATGTTGAGCAGCATAGAGGCGAGGTTATACTTGCGGCTGGGGCTTTAGGTAGTCCGCAGATTCTCCTCTTAAGCGGTATTGGACCCGAGAATCATCTCAATGATTTCGACATTCCTGTGATTGTCAATCTCAAAGAAGTCGGAAAACAAATGTCAGATAATCCAGCGATCTCTCTTCTCGTTGATAGATTCTCGCAAAACCTCACAGTCGATCCACCTCAAGTTGTAGCGATAACAGAAGGTTTTAAATTCATACTCCAATCCCTGGTTCTTCCAACTAACATTACCACAACAAGAACCGCTATATCAGCCAAAATCGCATTCCCTAAATCCAAAGGAAGACTCAAGCTTAACAACACTAACCCTAGGGAGAATCCGTCAGTGACGTTCAACTACTTGGAAAACAAGGCAGACCTTGACGCATGCCAAGAGATGGTTTTGCATCTTCAACACGTGGCTAGGTCAAAGACTGTGACGTTTTTCTTGGGGACACAAGCTCAGGATAAGCTAGTGGCAGGTGACGAAGAGCTTAAGAAGTTCTGCATAAAGAATGTGAGAACTTATTATCATTACCATGGGGGTTGCGTTGTGGGATCTGTCGTGAATGAGGAATATAAAGTGAATGGTGTGAAGCGTTTAAGAGTCGTTGATGGTTCAACGTTTGAAGAATCACCAGGAACAAACCCTATGGCAACAGTATTAATGCTGGGAAGATATCAAGGAATCAAGATACTCAAAGAACATTAGGAAAGGTTGTTTAGcccttaaaatattttgaaccaAAACGATGTAAATGCAAAAATGTTCatgaaaaagattttaaaccAAAACGATGTAAAAATGTTCATTATAGTTTAAATCCAAATGAGAACTGAAATCCAAATGCTCGTATCTTGTAATATAGCTTTTGTTTCAAGGATTagatgtttggttttaaatctTCTCCATCGACCATTGGTATTAATGTCTCTTGAATGTGTATATTTCGTTTTGATACAGTCCACTACACATTGCTCTAGATTTTTCAGACAATGGTGGTCGTCTCTTTTCGTACTCTCTTATCATTATGAATTTCAGGTTGTTAGTTTTGGATCTTTTGGTTaaggttaatttttttttttaaccattaTCAAAAAAGGTTAATTGTCCATTTTTCTAACTAATTTTGTTGCCTCGTCGTCCACTCAGATTTTTAGTTGGaacaagaaaaggtaaaaatcataattatcCAGGGCCATGACTTAAAGGCatgaatatatgattatgcaaggaaaatttcataattatcCAACAAAGAGAGCATCATTGTCTCTAACCATGCGTTCCTTATTGTAACAAACTTTttcaatattatttatttgttgacTACCTTCTCAGATCATTATGTCTACACTCTCATTGCTTTAAGAGACACAAAATCATCACCTAGACTCACAACCTCTTCcattaaaccaaacaatccCTTTTAATCAGACAAAACTCTGTCTCTCAATCTCAAAATCAAGATTGACATGTCTCGTTTTGTGCTTCTCTTTATCATTTCCACATTCATTAATCTGTCACAAGGTATTAATGTAGAGTATCTTCttgtttgaaacaaatatattatatatgtgcAATAAGGTTTTTCATTAGAtgttgtttgatgttttcagGAGCGCAAATGCCTTACATGACCACAGATGCTAAAGAAGTTTCCGGCAAGTCATTCGATTACATCGTTGTAGGTGGCGGAACTGCGGGATGCTCCTTAGCCGCAACTCTATCTGAGAAATACTCTGTTCTTGTCATTGAACGTGGTGGCTCACCTTTTGGTGATCCTTTAGTAGAGGAAAGAAAGTACTTTGGATACTCATTGCTAAATACAGATGAATACTCATCTGTTGCGCAAAGTTTTACCTCTGTAGATGGAATCGAAAACTACAGAGGACGCGTTCTTGGAGGATCGAGCGCTATAAATGGCGGATTTTACAGCCGAGCAAGCGATGAGTTTGTGAAGAAAGCTGGATGGGACAAGGGTCTGGTTCAAGAATCTTATAAATGGGTTGAGTCTAAGGTTGTTTTCATGCCAGAACTGACTCAATGGCAATCTGTTGTGCAATTCGGGTTTCTTGAAGCCGGGTTTTATCCATATAACGGATATAGTTTGGAGCACACGCAAGGGACAAAAATCGGTGGAAGCATATACGATCAGTGTGGGAAAAGACATACATCTGCAGATCTTTTGGGATTTGGTAAACCAAATTGTATAACTGTTCTTTTAAACACAACGGTAAAGAGCATAATCTTTGATAGTAGTAATAAGACTCGTGCGGTTGGAGTTAGGTTTATGGAGAGTGATGGGAACTCAAGTAAGAGCTACAAAGTTCATGTTGAGCAGCATAGAGGCGAGGTTATACTCGCGGCTGGGGCTTTAGGTAGTCCGCAGATTCTTCTCTTAAGCGGTATTGGACCCGAGAATCATCTAAAGGATTTCGACATTCCTGTGATTGTCAATCTCAAAGAAGTCGGAAGAAAAATGTCGGATAATCCAGCgatctctcttcttgttgATAGATTCTCGCAAAACCGCACACTCGAGCCACCTCAAGTTGCAGCAATAGCAGAAGGTTACAAATTCATACTCGAATCCGAGGTTCTCCCAACTGACATTACCACAACAAGAATCTCTATAGCAGCCAAAATCGCATTCCCTAAATCCAAAGGAAGGCTCAAGCTTAACAGCACTAACCCTAGGGAGAATCCGTCAGTGAAATTCAACTACTTGGAAAACAAGGCAGACCTCGACGCATGCCTAGAGATGGTTCTGCATCTTCAACATGTAGCGAGGTCTGAGACTGTCACGTTCTTCTTGGGGACACAAGCTCATGATAAGCTTGTGGCGGGTGACGAAGAGCTTAAAAGCTTCTGCATAAAGAATGTTAGAACTTATTATCATTACCATGGTGGTTGCGTTGTTGGATCTGTTGTGGACGAGGAGTATAAAGTGAATGGTGTTAAGCGTTTAAGAGTTGTTGATGGTTCAACGTTTGAAGAATCACCAGGAACAAACCCTATGGCTACTGTTTTAATGCTGGGAAGATATCAAGGAATCAAAATACTCAAAGAACgagaagagcaagaagatACATTTCTTAGCCCTCAAGGTAGCCCACAACCACAGCCATAACACATTGAaatctttgtttctgttgtaGTTTGCTTCAATGAGAAAGAATCAAGTTGCTGATTAATACTTACAACTTAAGCAACCAATTTTATTGAATTCGAAATTGATTTCAGTAAACGAAAACGAAACTATACAAAACATTCTAGCaaacctaaacctaaacctaGCCCCATGTTGCATCTTGAGGGTTCGAGTCACttttaacttcttcttcctccgtcTTCTTAGTTTCTTCTGTCGCCGGCGTTAATGGAGAAACCAATCCAAAtcccaatcttcttctcttcttcaacttcttcaacaGGCATCTCATACCTACACATAGGACACGTGGCGTGCCTCCCTAACCACTCCTCCACACACTTTGAGTGAAACTTATGTTTACAAGGCATCTCCGCCGCCACGTCACCTTTAGACCACTCATCCAAACAAATCGCGCAAGAACCACCATATTTCTCCTTATCTTCTCCGATCACGACACGTGGCATATTCTCCACTTCTGACTTCAACGCCGGCGACCTCCCTTGTTTTCCACCGTCGCTAAAGAAATCGTCGAGTCCCGATCGCGATCCGATCATCACGAACCTTGGACTCAACGGATCTCCCCGTCTCGTTGTTTGATCGGTAGATCCTTGgtcatcatcgtcttctctGGCGGCTAAAGCTACAATCACCGGCAAAAATCGAGAGAGACCATCACCTCTTCCTTGTATAATTCTCTCGAACATAGAAGAAAACTCAACGAAATCATTCTCAGAAGACATCACGCTAGTAcccaaaacaaagagaaaaaaaccgagacttttttgttaagaacagagaaaaggAGCGAACTTTCTTGGAGAAAAATctcttaagaagaagaagaagaaaagtcgAAAGATAAGACAATTGAAATTGGAGAAGATAGTGTTTGAGATTATATATGTTAGCAGAAGATTACAGTAGTTTCATGAAAAGAAAGTTGCAGAAGACTCTAGAACCATTGACGACGCTTAAGactttccatttatttttagtttcttttaaaaacaatttagtatttattatttaaaaaccTTATCCTCTTTCATAAAGGACAAAAAGGAAATAGATAATTACGCTGTGAGAAATTTTGCATAAAGGTACgaacatttataattttatttacaaagtTCCAGTTTTTTTGGAGTGTTGATAAAACCCCCAGAGATTATTCCTGCACAGAAGGTGTTTGATTAAATTCCGCTGAGGGTAATGTTCTGACTTTCGATGCTTTACGAATGATACTTGGCATGGCTGCTTTGACTTCTCTTTCTACTGTTCAGTTTAGAGTCTCTGACATTCTCGGAACTCGTTTGAAACCTTATCCCCAGTTTCCAATTCGAATAACAAGTGAGTGGTATAATTCGTCttactctgttcttcttccatGTTTATTATCCTCTGTTTCGCTTACTTGGTTCATGATTTTTCGACCCTTTTATCAGCTATGTCTGTAGTAAAGCCGTTTGTGATTGAAGCGAGAGGGAACACTCGAGTGGAGAGTCCGAAAACTAGGAACAGGAGGAGCAGGAAGAAGGTAGCTTTCTAGAAGTGCTTTCATATAATAATGCacaaaagtttgaattttttttgccGAACTTGTTAATaagtattttctttcattttgaaaCAGTTTACTGgaacacaaacaaaaccaagactTTCAGTGTTCTGTTCAGATAAACAACTCTATGCTATGTTGGTTGATGACTTTAACAAAAAGTGTTTGTTCT
This sequence is a window from Arabidopsis thaliana chromosome 1 sequence. Protein-coding genes within it:
- a CDS encoding RING/U-box superfamily protein (RING/U-box superfamily protein; FUNCTIONS IN: zinc ion binding; EXPRESSED IN: 20 plant structures; EXPRESSED DURING: 12 growth stages; CONTAINS InterPro DOMAIN/s: Zinc finger, RING-type (InterPro:IPR001841), Zinc finger, C3HC4 RING-type (InterPro:IPR018957); BEST Arabidopsis thaliana protein match is: RING/U-box superfamily protein (TAIR:AT1G26800.1); Has 10250 Blast hits to 10222 proteins in 289 species: Archae - 0; Bacteria - 6; Metazoa - 2721; Fungi - 824; Plants - 5163; Viruses - 73; Other Eukaryotes - 1463 (source: NCBI BLink).) — encoded protein: MSSENDFVEFSSMFERIIQGRGDGLSRFLPVIVALAAREDDDDQGSTDQTTRRGDPLSPRFVMIGSRSGLDDFFSDGGKQGRSPALKSEVENMPRVVIGEDKEKYGGSCAICLDEWSKGDVAAEMPCKHKFHSKCVEEWLGRHATCPMCRYEMPVEEVEEEKKIGIWIGFSINAGDRRN
- a CDS encoding Ribosomal L18p/L5e family protein (Ribosomal L18p/L5e family protein; FUNCTIONS IN: structural constituent of ribosome; INVOLVED IN: translation; LOCATED IN: ribosome, intracellular; CONTAINS InterPro DOMAIN/s: Ribosomal protein L18/L5 (InterPro:IPR005484); BEST Arabidopsis thaliana protein match is: Ribosomal L18p/L5e family protein (TAIR:AT1G48350.1); Has 2486 Blast hits to 2465 proteins in 979 species: Archae - 0; Bacteria - 1979; Metazoa - 0; Fungi - 0; Plants - 103; Viruses - 0; Other Eukaryotes - 404 (source: NCBI BLink).), which gives rise to MILGMAALTSLSTVQFRVSDILGTRLKPYPQFPIRITTMSVVKPFVIEARGNTRVESPKTRNRRSRKKFTGTQTKPRLSVFCSDKQLYAMLVDDFNKKCLFYASTLQKSIRGDPPCTVIEAAKRVGEELIKASIDLKINEISSYDRNGNKRGERMQAFEIAIAQHGFLP